One Agelaius phoeniceus isolate bAgePho1 chromosome 6, bAgePho1.hap1, whole genome shotgun sequence DNA window includes the following coding sequences:
- the LOC143694395 gene encoding uncharacterized protein LOC143694395, whose translation MPRAGEASGFPGAPRPGAISRALPSPSAQQQCPPSGRAPTAPPAPRRPGAGRAVPRSPARASSPGRGAPLPESCPREGGDSSIRCSRGQRPGQARPPAAACALSGCAGPALGNWEEPGEQRASPGISSPSGRERKCGAGGDGAQRSGLSAGLAVVFARLQLPPAAPLPAHARRQGPSALHPQPVPGPRRRPVPGDRSACGGAARTLLPGRTRTPGLCRLTYD comes from the exons ATGCCCCGT GCAGGGGAAGCGAGCGGCTTTCCCGGAGCCCCGCGTCCCGGCGCCATCTCCCGCGCCCTTCCTtcccccagtgcccagcagcagtgccCGCCCTCCGGCCGAGCCCCCACGGCTCCGCCGGCACCACGCCGGCCCGGAGCGGGACGCGCCGTCCCCCGCAGCCCAGCCCGCGCCTCCTCCCCCGGCCGCGGGGCCCCTTTGCCCGAGTCGTGCCCGCGGGAGGGGGGTGACAGCAGCATCAGGTGCAGCCGGGGCCAGCGGCCAGGGCAAGCCCGGCCCCCGGCTGCCGCCTGCGCGCTGAGCGGCTGTGCCGGGCCCGCCCTCGGTAATTGGGAGGAGCCGGGAGAGCAGCGGGCTTCGCCGGGGATTTCCAGCCCGAGCGGGCGGGAGAGGAAGTGCGGGGCGGGGGGAGACGGCGCACAGCGGTCGGGACTTTCCGCCGGGCTGGCGGTCGTCTTCGCCCGGCTCCAgctgccgcccgccgccccgctCCCCGCACACGCTCGCAG gcaggggcCGAGCGCGCTGCACCCGCAGCCCGTGCCGGGACCTCGGCGGCGGCCGGTGCCCGGGGACAGATCAGCCTGCGGCGGAGCGGCGCGGACTCTCCTGCCCGGACGCACTCGCACTCCAGGGCTTTGCAG ATTAACCTATGACTGA